From Acidobacteriota bacterium, a single genomic window includes:
- a CDS encoding DUF420 domain-containing protein, protein MLDVTDLPGVNATLNAVSATLLATGYILIRTGRTEQHRACMLAACATSTLFLASYVVYHLNVGSVAFTGQGPIRFVYFTVLISHIVLAALILPLALVTLIRALRGRFAAHAAIARWTLPVWLYVSVTGVIVYWMLYRM, encoded by the coding sequence GTGCTCGACGTCACCGATCTGCCCGGTGTGAACGCCACGCTGAATGCCGTCTCGGCCACGCTGCTGGCGACCGGCTACATCCTGATCAGGACCGGCCGGACCGAGCAGCACCGCGCGTGCATGCTCGCCGCCTGCGCCACTTCGACCCTCTTCCTGGCCTCGTACGTCGTCTACCACCTCAACGTCGGCTCGGTGGCATTCACCGGACAGGGGCCGATCCGCTTCGTGTACTTCACCGTGCTGATCAGCCACATCGTGCTTGCGGCGCTCATATTGCCGCTGGCCCTCGTGACCCTGATCCGCGCGCTGCGCGGGCGTTTCGCGGCCCATGCGGCGATCGCCCGCTGGACGTTGCCGGTCTGGCTGTACGTGTCGGTGACCGGCGTGATCGTCTACTGGATGCTGTACCGGATGTGA
- the cyoE gene encoding protoheme IX farnesyltransferase, with protein MKSDAATMPATSNRIADYLALTKPRLNSLVVVTAGVGYYLGAAAPDLAVALHVLVGSALVAGGAAAFNQVAERDIDEVMLRTRLRPMAAGRLTPTEGRLFAATLSAAGLIELALRVNTLTALVALATLISYAGIYTPLKRRTAWATLIGAVPGALPPVIGWTAARGALTVEAWILFGIVFLWQLPHFHALSWLYREDFGRAGLPLVATRDPEGRRTALHALLFTAALIPLSLAPTAAGMAGPQHVMIAGALGALFLALAIRFLAQPCEARARALFVGSLVYLPFFWISLLATPAP; from the coding sequence GTGAAGAGCGATGCGGCGACGATGCCGGCGACGTCGAACCGCATTGCGGACTACCTGGCGCTCACGAAGCCGCGGCTCAATTCGCTCGTGGTGGTGACGGCCGGCGTCGGCTACTACCTCGGCGCCGCGGCGCCCGACCTCGCGGTCGCGCTCCACGTGCTGGTCGGGTCGGCGCTGGTGGCGGGCGGCGCGGCGGCCTTCAACCAGGTCGCCGAGCGGGACATCGACGAAGTGATGCTGCGCACCCGGCTGCGCCCCATGGCCGCCGGCCGTCTCACGCCGACCGAGGGCCGGCTCTTCGCCGCGACACTCAGCGCGGCCGGCCTGATCGAGCTCGCGCTGCGCGTCAACACGCTCACCGCCCTGGTCGCCCTGGCCACGTTGATCAGCTACGCCGGCATCTACACGCCGCTCAAGCGGAGGACCGCGTGGGCCACCCTGATCGGCGCCGTGCCGGGCGCACTGCCACCCGTGATCGGCTGGACCGCCGCGCGCGGCGCCCTGACGGTGGAGGCGTGGATCCTGTTCGGCATCGTCTTCCTCTGGCAACTGCCGCATTTCCACGCACTGTCCTGGCTCTACCGGGAAGACTTCGGCCGCGCCGGCCTGCCCCTGGTGGCCACTCGGGACCCCGAGGGCCGGCGCACGGCGTTGCACGCGCTCCTCTTCACCGCGGCGCTCATCCCCCTGAGCCTGGCCCCGACGGCGGCCGGGATGGCGGGGCCGCAGCATGTCATGATCGCCGGCGCCCTGGGCGCGCTCTTCCTGGCCCTGGCCATCCGCTTTCTGGCGCAGCCTTGCGAGGCGCGGGCGCGAGCCCTCTTCGTCGGTTCGCTGGTGTATCTGCCGTTTTTCTGGATCTCGTTGCTGGCAACCCCCGCACCCTGA
- a CDS encoding heme A synthase translates to MRWLHFYLRFVVAASLLLIVAGGLVTSTGSGLAVPDWPNTYGTFMFAFPLSQMVGGIFYEHGHRLIASTVGLLTIGLAFWLACIEPRRWVRRLGWTALAAVVIQGLLGGITVLYFLPAPVSISHAGLAQIFFALVVSLTLFTSPGWRTGPDACGARNDPVLARLALAAPAVIYAQILIGATMRHTGAGLAIPDFPLAFGHLVPPQWTTGIAIHFAHRVGALVVTTIVIATAGHLLFHHPGRRELTRPALVLSALVLVQVGLGAWTVLSGRQVAVNTAHVAVGAVAFAASVVLALRVHRERFADAGADVRPASSDAAEPIGAGSEARA, encoded by the coding sequence ATGCGCTGGCTGCACTTCTATCTGAGGTTCGTCGTCGCGGCGTCTCTGCTGCTCATCGTGGCCGGCGGCCTGGTCACCAGCACCGGTTCCGGGCTGGCCGTTCCGGACTGGCCGAACACCTACGGCACCTTCATGTTCGCCTTCCCCCTCTCGCAGATGGTGGGCGGCATCTTCTACGAGCACGGCCATCGTCTTATCGCAAGCACGGTCGGTCTGCTGACCATCGGGCTGGCTTTCTGGTTGGCGTGCATCGAGCCGCGACGCTGGGTCCGCCGCCTGGGGTGGACCGCGCTGGCGGCGGTCGTCATACAAGGGCTGCTCGGCGGGATAACTGTCCTGTACTTTCTGCCCGCTCCCGTCTCCATCAGCCACGCGGGTCTGGCGCAGATCTTCTTTGCGCTCGTGGTGAGCCTGACGCTGTTCACTTCGCCGGGCTGGCGTACAGGTCCCGACGCGTGCGGCGCACGCAACGATCCTGTCCTGGCGCGGCTCGCGCTGGCCGCGCCGGCGGTCATCTATGCACAGATCCTGATCGGCGCGACGATGCGCCATACCGGGGCCGGCCTCGCGATTCCCGATTTCCCGCTCGCCTTCGGACACCTCGTTCCGCCGCAGTGGACCACCGGCATCGCCATCCACTTCGCCCACCGCGTGGGCGCGCTGGTGGTGACGACCATCGTGATCGCGACAGCAGGACACCTGCTGTTCCATCATCCGGGACGACGTGAACTGACGCGGCCCGCGCTCGTGCTCTCCGCGCTCGTGCTCGTGCAGGTGGGCCTGGGCGCCTGGACCGTGCTGAGCGGCCGGCAGGTGGCGGTGAACACCGCCCACGTGGCCGTTGGAGCCGTCGCGTTCGCCGCGTCGGTCGTGCTCGCGTTACGCGTGCACCGGGAGCGGTTCGCGGACGCCGGGGCCGACGTCCGCCCGGCGTCGAGCGACGCGGCGGAGCCGATCGGCGCAGGCTCGGAGGCGCGGGCGTGA